The segment ACCATGCGGACATAAGGGGCCGGGCATCTGCTATCATGGCGACCATCGAGCTATCGCGTAAGTGACCACATCATGTGAAGGAGGGCGGACATGGACATGGGCCTGAAGGGGAAAGCGGCGCTGATAACGGGTGGGAGCGACGGCATCGGCTTTGCGGCGGCGAAGATGCTGGCCGCCGAAGGCGTGCGCGTGGCCATCTGCGCTCGCCGCGAGGAGCATCTGCGTGGGGCCGCGGAGACGGTACGCCGCGCCACCGGCGGCGAGGTGCTCGCGGTTGCCGCTGACATCGGCAAGGCGGAGGACGCGGCGCGCTTCGTGAGCGAGGCGGCGAAGGCGTTCGGGCGCATTGACATCCTGGTCAACAACGCGGGGTCGTCCTCCACGCACCCGTTCGAGCAGGTGCCGGACGAGGAGTGGCAGCGCGATATTGACTTGAAGCTGATGGGCGCCGTCCGATGCAGCCGCGCCGTGCTGCCCTACATGCGCAAGGTGGGCGGAGGGCGCATCGTGAACGTGACGGCGGGGGCGGGCAAGACGCCGGGCGCGGCCTCCGTTCCCACCTCGGTGAGCCGCGCCGCGGGGCTGGCGCTGACCAAGGCCATGTCCCGCGATCTGGGGAAGGACAACATCCTGGTCAACTCGGTGGTCATCGGCGTCGTGCACAGCGCGCAGTGGGAGCGCCGCCACGCGCAGATTCAGAAGGGCAACCCGTCCTACACGCTGGAGCAGTTCTACGCGGACACCGTGAAGGCGCGCGGCGTGCCGCTTGGGCGTGAGGGCACGGCGGAGGAGGCGGCGAGCGTCATTCTGTTCCTGGCCTCGAACATGGCGAGCTTCGTCACCGGCGTCGCCATCAACATTGACGGCGGGCAGTGCGCGGTGCTATAGAGGGCGTGCGCCAGACGCCGCGCTGTGGTGGGAGTCCTGTGAGTTGTATAACTGGGGATCGGGTCAGGACGGACACCCCAAAAGGGAATCGTTATGGAGACGCTGTTTCGACACATTGTTTTGTATGGGGTGTCGGGATACGCCTTTTGGAGCGCTACAGCCTGAGTGGCTCGTCGAGCGCGGCCGCCATGCGACGCCCCAGCAAATACGCCTCAAGCTCTTGGGTTGCGTTGGGCTAGTTGCATGAATACAATCAAGCCAGTGTCCAAGCAATCGGGGACGGTACAGCCAGTCGTGGAGGCTCTGACATGGACGTTTCCAAACTAGAAGACGTCGTAGAATTCATCAATTCCGGTGAGTGTCTGGCTTTTGTTGGCTCGGGTCCATCCTGCGAGCTTGGATTGCCCGATTGGACGAAACTCGCTCACAACATATTCGCAAAAGCGAAAGCACGAGGCCCAGGGAATTTGCCAAGGATCAAAGACGCCTTGGACAAAGGCGACTACCCTACGATGTTTGAGCTCATCGAAAACTCTTGTAACCCCGCCTTCCTCATCGCCGAATGTAAAAAGGAGATCGCAGACCCTGGCGGTCTTGGGCGACTTTATGGTTTTCTAGCACGTTTTCCTTTCAAAGGTTATCTGACTACTAATTATGACGACCTGCTTGCCCGGCATTTGCGTGAAACTCAGCATCCCCCAATCACCCTCTGCAATTCTGAAGAGGATTTAGGAGCCGTAGATTTTGACCAGTCCTTGACAGTTGTGAAGGTCCACGGGGATT is part of the Dehalococcoidia bacterium genome and harbors:
- a CDS encoding SDR family NAD(P)-dependent oxidoreductase, producing MDMGLKGKAALITGGSDGIGFAAAKMLAAEGVRVAICARREEHLRGAAETVRRATGGEVLAVAADIGKAEDAARFVSEAAKAFGRIDILVNNAGSSSTHPFEQVPDEEWQRDIDLKLMGAVRCSRAVLPYMRKVGGGRIVNVTAGAGKTPGAASVPTSVSRAAGLALTKAMSRDLGKDNILVNSVVIGVVHSAQWERRHAQIQKGNPSYTLEQFYADTVKARGVPLGREGTAEEAASVILFLASNMASFVTGVAINIDGGQCAVL